A genomic window from Leishmania mexicana MHOM/GT/2001/U1103 complete genome, chromosome 14 includes:
- a CDS encoding putative ubiquitin/ribosomal protein S27a, with protein MQIFVKNAAGRSVAVRVSAEDTVAFLKAQANVTQGNLFFAGMCLAEEATLAAYGLSKESTVDVVIPVEGGKGKKKKKRIFTKPKKPTHRHKLEKMRALKYFKVTENDDGSYKVERTRQDCPHPQCGAGVYMAQHKDRQYCGKCHLTYKAESK; from the coding sequence ATGCAAATCTTCGTCAAGAACGCCGCCGGCCGCTCGgtggctgtgcgcgtgtccgCCGAGGACACCGTCGCCTTCCTCAAGGCTCAGGCCAACGTGACGCAGGGCAACCTCTTCTTCGCGGGCATGTGcctcgccgaggaggcgacgctCGCCGCTTACGGTCTGTCCAAGGAGTCCACCGTCGACGTGGTCATCCCGGTGGAGGGTGGTAAgggcaagaagaagaagaagcgcatcTTCACGAAGCCGAAGAAGCCGACGCACCGCCACAAGCTGGAGAAGATGCGCGCACTCAAGTACTTCAAGGTGACAGAGAACGACGACGGCTCCTACAAGGTGGAGCGTACGCGCCAGGACTGCCCGCACCCTcagtgcggcgccggcgtgtaCATGGCCCAGCACAAGGACCGTCAGTACTGCGGCAAGTGCCACCTCACCTACAAGGCGGAGAGCAAGTAG